The Streptomyces cathayae DNA segment GAAGCGGAGCGTGCCCTCGTCGCACCACTGCGCATCGCCGATGGCGAGGACGAGTGGCCCGCGCGCCAGCAGCCCGCAGACCAACGAGTGCGTCGCGTAACGGACTTCGTGACCCGACGGCGAGGCACCGAGCAGGCGTCGCAGCACGGCGTGCTCCGTGCCGGCCGCCTCACGCCGGCAGCCCACACGCCGTACGTTCGCCTCCCGTCCGTACGTGACACTGACATGGCGGGCGATGGCGTCCACCGAGCCACGGCCGGGGGAGCCCAGTATCACCACGCAGCGTGCGCCGCGGTGCTCGCCACGGACCGGGCAGGTGGAGGGCCCGCGCGGCGCGGCGGCCGACAGGGCGGCGGTGCCCGTTCCGAGCGGGTGGGAACGGGAGGCGGAGACCGAGGGGACCGAGGGGGCCGAGGGAACCGAGGGAATCGGATGCGCCGACTCTGATCGTCTCGAACTCATAATCATTACGATATGACAGTGCTGTGACTTTTTGTTGAGGGCGCCGGGCCTTTGTGTCCAGGCGGCTCGCTGGGGTCAACCGGCCTGGAGTGGACCGTACTTGACCGGTTCCGCTGATGAATGGAGGCTCCGTGCGGCTTCTGGAGCGGATAGAGCATCTCGACACGGTCCAACGGATGATGAACAGTGCGCAAACCGGCGGCAGCATGCTCATTGCGGTCACCGGAACTCCGGGCATGGGGCGTTCCGCCTTCCTCGACGCGGTCGCGGTCCACGCGGAACAGCACGACTTCGTCGTACGGCGAGCGCGGGGCAGCCGACTGGAACAGGGCCTGCCCCTCGGCCGCCCCGGTCCGGCCCGTCCGGAAACCGCCGGCCGTCCGGTCGTGCTGCTCGTCGACGACCTGCAGCGGGCGGGGGAGCCGGCCCTGACCCGGCTGACCGCGTTGCTCGCCGACCCGGGGCCGGACCCGCTGCTCATGACGGTCGCCGTGTGCGAGGGGGAGTTCGCCACCGAGACGCCGGGTGTGCAGGAGATCCTGTCGGCCGCCGACCAGGTGATCCGGATGGGACCGCTCGGCACGGAGGGGATACGCGCCCTGCTCGGGGAACACGGCATCGTGCTCGCCGACGACCAGGCCCACGCCTGGAGCCACGCCACCGGCGGCAACCCGACGCTGATCATCTCCCTGTTGCAGCGGCTGGAGCGGCTGGAGCGGCTGGAGCGGCTGGAGCGTGCGGGGCGCGGTGCCTCCGCACGCCTGCTCGACACCGCCCGTGCCCAGCCCGCGCCCTGGAGCCTGCGGTCCCGTGTCGCCGCGGCCCTGACCGGTCACCCGGAGTCCGTCGGTCGGCTCGCCGCCTGCGCGGCGCTCCTCGGCGGGGAGGCCGAGACGCACATCCTCGCCCGGCTGGCGGATCTGGACCCGGCCGAAGGTGACGCGGCGGCCAGAGCGCTGATCGGACTCGGCTGGGCCGCCGACCGCTGGACACCGCCCGTCCTGTGGGACTGCGTACGGGAAGCCGCCGAGGAGGGGATCTCGCTCGCCGAACGCGACCGGCTGCACCGCCGGGCTGCCGAACTGCTCCATGACTCGGGTGCACCGGCCGAGCGGCTCGTCCCCCATTTCATGGAGGTCGGCCCCGGCGACTGGCCCGAGGCCGCACGGGTGATGCGGGAGACCGCCCACGAAGTGTGGCGCGGTGGCGACGACGCGCTCGCGATCCGCTGTCTGCGCCGGGCCCTGCGGGAGTTCCCGTCCGACAGTGCCCAGCGCGGCGACCTGCTGGCCGCCCTCGCCGACGTGGAACAGAACGCCGACACCTCCGCGATGCTGCGCCACGTCGGCCAGGCGCTTCCCCTGCTGGAGGCGGTCCCCGAACGCGCCGCGGTCGTGGCCCGGGTGCCGCTCACGCTGTTCCTCTCCGCCCCGCACGCGGCGTCGGAGATGCTGGAACAGGCCGGGGCGGGGCGCACCGAGCCGATGGTGCCGACGGCCGACCCGGTGACCCGGGCCGCCCCGAAAGCGCCGGAGCCCTCAGCGATGACAGTTATGTCAGCGATGTCAGCGACATCCGCGATGTCGGAGAGGCCGGAGACGTCGGAGGCGGCGGAGCTCGGGCTGCGGCTGGAAGCCCGCGTGCGGCTGTCGCGGCTGGGCGACCCGGCGGCCCGGGCCGCCGCCGTCCAGCGGCTGCGAACCCTCGCCCCCGGGCCGGTTCCCGGTCCCGGTACCGCGGCCCGGCGGGAACTCATGACGGTCCTCGTCTTTGCGGGCGTCCTCGGCGGCCGGCTGCCCGCCACCGAGGTCGCCGACCGCACGCGGTGGCTGCTGGAGCACGAACCGGCGTCGGCCGCCTCGGAGTACGGCGCGTCCGCGCTGACGATCGCCTGCGCGGCCGTCGCGGAGGCGAGTGAACCGGCGCGCTGCTGGCTGGACACGGCGCTCGAGACGGCGCGGCAGCGCGACGACCGGCGGCTGCGCACGGCCGTGCTGAGCCGGCGCGCGCTCACCGCCGTGCACGCCGGCCGGCCCGCCGACGCCCGGGCGGACGCGCGGGAGGCCTGCGCGACAGTTCCCGGCCCGGCGCGGGACCCGGCAGGGGACTCGCTGGGGGACCACGACTGGCTGACGGTGCTCAGCCTGACGTCCGTGGCGGTCGAGACGGGTGACACCTGGCTGGCGGAGCGGCTGCGCGACCGGCTGGCCCAGGGGCAGGGCGCCGGGCAGCCGGTGTGCGGGCTCGCCCTGCGGGTGCTGCAGATCCCGCTGACCGCGGAGCGTGAACTGCCCGCCCTCGCGGCCGATCTGCAGGACGCCGCCCGCCGCGCCGAGGCGGCGGGCTGGGGCAACCGGACCCTGTTCCCGGTCGACGTGTGGTGCGCGCCCCTGCTGCTCCGCCTCGGCGACCCGGAGGGCGCGCTCCGGCTCCTCGCCCGGGCCTGTGACCGGGCACGGCACTTCGGGGCTCCGGCCGCACTCGGCCGGACCCTGCGCATGTGGGGCACCGTGGTGCGCGGCCGCTACGCGCTGTCCCTGCTGGCCGAGTCCGTCGCCGTGCTCAGGGAGAGCTCCAACCACCTGGAGCTGGGGCGGTCGTTGACGGCGTACGGAAACCGGATGCGGGACGCCGGACGGCCGGGCTCCGACGAGATCCTCGCCGAGGCGGACCGGATCGCCGAGGCGACGGGCGGGGCGGTGCTGCGGCGCTGGATCGCCCCGCAACCGCCGTCCCCGCACAGTGCGCCGCCGTGCGGAGGCGTACCGGTGGCCGGCGGAGTGCTCAGCGAAACCGAGTGGCGGGTCGCCTCCCTGGTGGCCCTGGGCCACACCAACCAGGACACCGCCGAGGCGCTCGGAGTCACCCGGCGGGCCGTGGAGAAGAGCCTCACCAGGCTGTACCACCGGCTGGACGTGGACGGCAGGGCCGGACTGGTTCCGGCGGTGCGCCGCATGGCCGGAAAGGCGGTCTTCGGTTCGGGCGTGCTCGCTGAACGACTGTGATCCGGTAGCCGGGGTGCCGGCGTGGGTAGGGATGCCGGGGCGAGGGCCCGTGTCGGGACCGGTGCCCGGTGACCGGTGCCCGATCGGTGCACCGAACGGGCTACTCGCCGGTAAGCCGGATTGGTCCCGTCCGGCCATGGAAAATGTGGGTGGAAAT contains these protein-coding regions:
- a CDS encoding helix-turn-helix transcriptional regulator; the encoded protein is MNSAQTGGSMLIAVTGTPGMGRSAFLDAVAVHAEQHDFVVRRARGSRLEQGLPLGRPGPARPETAGRPVVLLVDDLQRAGEPALTRLTALLADPGPDPLLMTVAVCEGEFATETPGVQEILSAADQVIRMGPLGTEGIRALLGEHGIVLADDQAHAWSHATGGNPTLIISLLQRLERLERLERLERAGRGASARLLDTARAQPAPWSLRSRVAAALTGHPESVGRLAACAALLGGEAETHILARLADLDPAEGDAAARALIGLGWAADRWTPPVLWDCVREAAEEGISLAERDRLHRRAAELLHDSGAPAERLVPHFMEVGPGDWPEAARVMRETAHEVWRGGDDALAIRCLRRALREFPSDSAQRGDLLAALADVEQNADTSAMLRHVGQALPLLEAVPERAAVVARVPLTLFLSAPHAASEMLEQAGAGRTEPMVPTADPVTRAAPKAPEPSAMTVMSAMSATSAMSERPETSEAAELGLRLEARVRLSRLGDPAARAAAVQRLRTLAPGPVPGPGTAARRELMTVLVFAGVLGGRLPATEVADRTRWLLEHEPASAASEYGASALTIACAAVAEASEPARCWLDTALETARQRDDRRLRTAVLSRRALTAVHAGRPADARADAREACATVPGPARDPAGDSLGDHDWLTVLSLTSVAVETGDTWLAERLRDRLAQGQGAGQPVCGLALRVLQIPLTAERELPALAADLQDAARRAEAAGWGNRTLFPVDVWCAPLLLRLGDPEGALRLLARACDRARHFGAPAALGRTLRMWGTVVRGRYALSLLAESVAVLRESSNHLELGRSLTAYGNRMRDAGRPGSDEILAEADRIAEATGGAVLRRWIAPQPPSPHSAPPCGGVPVAGGVLSETEWRVASLVALGHTNQDTAEALGVTRRAVEKSLTRLYHRLDVDGRAGLVPAVRRMAGKAVFGSGVLAERL